From the Xiphophorus hellerii strain 12219 chromosome 20, Xiphophorus_hellerii-4.1, whole genome shotgun sequence genome, the window CTCCTTAATATGGCCATTTGCATTGCAGCTCCGTTTTTCTCCATGGCTCCACGTAACGGCACCATCCCTGCATTCACCCTCAACCTCGGCTTCTGTCATGTGGACTTCAGAGACAATATGTCCTATGTTATTAACGGAGTGGCTGTCTCTGGGAGGGATTTTGCATTTGTAGCCCTGATGTTGGGCTCCAGCGGATACATCCTCCTGCTTCTGCACCGCCACAGCGAACAGGTGAAAGGGATCCGTCGCTCTCATGGCAGCAGGTCAGAAACTAGAGCGGCTAAAATTGTGGTGACCCTGGTGGTTCTCTACGTTGTGTTTTTTGGCATTGATAATGTGATCTGGATCTACATGTTGACGGTATCAAAGGTTTCACCAGTAGTGGCTGACATGAGGgtgttcttctcctcctgcTATGCCTCCCTCAGCCCCTACTTTATCATTTCATCCAACAAGAAGGTCAAGAGGAAGATTGTGTGTGTAGCAGAGCACGACCAACCGTTAGTGGACACTCAAGAGTCGAATGAGAAATGACTCTGTCTCTGCCTTGATAGCCTGCCATCTAGGATGCATTGCAGCAAACCTATAAAACCTGTTTgtcttttagcatttttaccAAGATAATTATTTAGTACTTCACTGGTCCTTCAGATTTCTAAAATACTGTAATGGATTAGGTTAGTTTGAGTAGAAgaatacagcatttttacaacaacaaaatcaagatgagattgtaattttaaatgtaaaagttgtTTGTACATGCATGTAACGTATTGTGGACTAACTTGTTAATTATAAAGTTCTAATAATTAAAAGAATCTCTCCCCAAAGGATTTGCTGCACATTGtctttggtttttaattttttggttaCCAAAAGCAATTATGTCTTAATTTAGAATAGCAGTAGTAAAAGTAATAGTAATTAATAGAAGTTGTAGTAGTAATCCACGTGCTACTTAAATTTGTTTCGCACGTTTTGGTGAGCCACAGTCATCATCGTTAGTTTCTTAATTGAAATATCAGCAGATTTATTATTCCTACAAAAACGTAAAATATGGAATATTGTCCTGCTAATATGTTACATTAAATGTATTAATGACAGCAAATATTCAATATACCTATAACAATACGTTTTCTTATCTAACGGTTCACTGAATGACactaaacactttttttttcgtCACGCTCTAATTGGCTGAAATTTTGAGCGCCGCTTCGTTACTTTTATCCCGTGTTTGTCTTCTCAGGCAGCAGTTTACGATGATCCgtttggaaaaattaaaagcaatgcTTTCATGCTTGCTTGAAAATGTCGCATTTTTGTAAAACGAAGAATTACTagtgttttgggggtttttttggatTTGCATATCTgctttaagattttaaaatccCAAACAGGATGTCAGGTTTCTCCTGACAGACAATACTGAGGGGAAAATAACTATTCATGTATCAACACAATAAACCCCGGAAAAGGGAAGAGGAAGAATTATCTGAAAGTCCAGAATAGTTGAAATAATGTCGAGGAAAACGCTTTTAAACAATGTGAGGATTTAAAGCGAACATTAATGAGTCGTTATTAGTATTGACATGTTTCAGCTGAAGTAAATCACACAGTATGGGCGGCAAAGTCTGACAACAAAATGCTGGAACGATCCTAAAATCCGTTTGTTATGGTTTCTGAAGATTTCGTTCCAGTTTAGTTCATCAACCAACTTTAACTTTAGgtaagtttcatttttttaaaaaattctactGCTTactgaatgaataaaacatatacGAGCTTTTTAACAAAGCGATTCTCTTTCACTTTCTTTTATAGTTCTGCAGTTTGTCAGCCTGTTTGACTTTGTTTAAATCTAATCTGAACCTCTGCCCAGTCTCTCCTCCTCGGTCCAGTAAAATGACATGATCTGAGGGTACTGTTTCCAGTCTCTGATGACAATGGCCAGAATAGCCTGGTATCAAGAGAAGGTAAGAACATCATCTATCTTTAAACAATGTTAAGATTTTATACAGAGATGGATAGTATTTTTAGTACCTGAAAATAACGTTTTGTTAGTGATTGTGTTTGTATATTAATCCAGAAGTTGTTTGATTTCCTGCTTTtgacaaagtaataaaaatcatcactcttaaatgtttcatatcattaaatacatttaatcatcagacaaagataacttgTTTAAATGCATAACGCAGTTTTTAAATGACGGTTGCATGTATGAAGGGGAAAAGCTAACCAAACCAATCTGGCCTTATGAGAAGAAATAATCACTCCCTAATCTAATAACCAGTTCCATCACTGTTTCCAAGTCTGAACTTTGTTTAGGCCACTctaaacctttattttattttattttattttattctttttggaGACAAACTGGTTTGTTCTGAATCAAGTGCTTGATTACAGACTGTtgaattgacttttttcttcAGGATTTGCTCAGTAAAAGCAGAGAAGCAGCTTTAATTCcattaacaaaatgtttgtaaactgctacattttttttttttaaaatttgtatttgttttactaCTTTTGTCTTGTATATCCGCAGAATATTTTCCTAAATGTCTTGgcaataataatgtttttagctATTGTCAGACAGgcttttatgttctttttcatcactattttttcattttcGCTGTGTATTTGTCTCACAGATTCCATATTACccagtctattttttttatcccttaATTATAAACACCGAACTTAACTGAGATAAGTGAGTTCTGCAGTGATTTAAAtgatgttctttgttttgctgtgaCCTCTTGGGTAATTTATAAATGGGTTCTTGGACAAATTTTGGTTGGCTGGCCATTCCTTGGAAGATTCAGTCAGTTCCATATTTTGTCGATATATTAATAATGATTCTCACTAGTtggaatttgttttttgtattaaatttaatactcatttgagaaatacattttgtatttaatcagGTTTTCTGGGTCTGATATTGTACAgctattgtttcatttttgcttctgGTTTATAGTATTGAAATAACAAAATCTATTACTATTCCCAACACGATAGTTGATTATTATTGCAAATTTATAactagctgtttgttttttgtttttaaattttcagaaaGGTTAGTGTTTGTGATATAGCTAGTTGTGATGGTATTCTGTTTTACATGGCCACCTGTCA encodes:
- the ora1 gene encoding olfactory receptor class A-like protein 1, with amino-acid sequence MDLCVTIKGVSFLLQTGLGILGNAVVLLAYASIICTEPKLLPVDMILCHLAFANLMLLLTRCVPQTMTVFGLKDLLNDPGCKAVIYAYRIGRALSVCITCMLSVFQAMTIAPAGPKLSKLKPMLPSLVLPTFAALWLLNMAICIAAPFFSMAPRNGTIPAFTLNLGFCHVDFRDNMSYVINGVAVSGRDFAFVALMLGSSGYILLLLHRHSEQVKGIRRSHGSRSETRAAKIVVTLVVLYVVFFGIDNVIWIYMLTVSKVSPVVADMRVFFSSCYASLSPYFIISSNKKVKRKIVCVAEHDQPLVDTQESNEK